DNA from Halorarum salinum:
GGCGTCTCCGTGAACGCGTCGGCCCCGCTCTCGAACGTCACGGTTCGGAAGGTGACCGTCCCGGGATGGTTCTCCGGGACCGTCTACGAGGACGTCTCCCACGTCGTCGTCCGGGACGGCCTCGCGACCGGGAACGGCGGAGGTGACTACGTCCTCGGCTCGCGCGACGTCCGCCTGGAGAACGTCACGTCCACCGACAACGCGGTGGCCGGCGTCCGCGTCGAGTACTCCGGCGGGACCGCGACGAACGCCTCGACGTTCGGATGGCCGATCGACGCGACCCGTAGTCGGTCGGCGGGCGCCGTGTGGGCGAACCCGACGCGCCGGTCGACGTGGACGCGCCGATCAGCGCCGGTCCCGGCGCTTCGACGCGACGAGGGCCGCGATCCCGACGAGTCCGAACGGGAACGACGGCGACCACGCGACCGATCCGAGCGCCGAGGCCAGCGCGAACATTTCGTCCGGTTCCTCCGTCTCGGTCGGCGTCTCGGTCGGCGTGTCAGTCGGCGTCTCGGTCGGCGTGTCAGTCGGCGTCTCGGTCGGCGTGTCAGTCGGGGTTTCAGTCTCCGTCGGCGTCGGGGACTCGGTCTCCGTCGGCGTCGGCGTGTCAGTCGGCGTCTCCGTCTCGGTCGGCGTCGGCGTCTCCTCGACGCCAGTACCCTCGAGCGTCACCTCGACGACCTCGTCGTCCGGGTCGTTCGTTTCGATCCCGAGCGTCGCCGCATGGTCGCCCGCTTCGGTCGGGGCGAACTCGACCTCGACGGTCGCCTCCTCGTCGGCCGGGACGTCCGACGGGACGTCGCTCACGACCGAGAACGCGTCCGAGTCGTCCACGGCCGCCGACGTGACCGAGAGCGGCGAGGTGCCGTCGTTGGCGATCTCCACCGTCAGCGTCTCGTCCGACCCGACGTCGACCTCGTCGTACTCGAGGTCGGTCGGGTCGACCGCCACCTCGGGTTCGCCGGCCGGGGTGGGCGAGGCGGTTTCAGCGGGCGTCGAGGGGGACGTCGTCGTCGCGTTCGGCGTTCCGGTCACGTCGGGCGTCCCTGTCGAGTCTGGCGTTCCGATGACGTCGGGCGTCCCCGTGACGCCTGGCGTCCCGATCACGTCGGGCGTTCCGGTCACGTTCGGCGTTCCGATCCCGCCCGGCGTCCCGATCACGTCCGCCTCGGGCGAGAGCGTCCGGTTCGTCGACTCGTTCCGGGCCCGTCGCTCGATCTCCTCCGCGGACGCGCCGGCGTCCGCCGCCTGCACCCCCTGCTGGGAGCCCGAGAACGCGGCGGCCTGCAGGTCCGTCGCGTTCGACCCGTTCGAGACGGACGCGTTCGCGGCGCCGCGCGAGGAGCCGGCGGCCGCCGACTCGACGGACGCGGCGTCGATGCCGGGCGTCGCGGCCGAGGCGTTGATCGCCCCCTCGGAGGCGCCCGAGGCCGCCACCTCGATCAACGCCACGTCGTCCACGTCCGGGTCGACGGCGGCGACGCCGACCGTGCCGTTGGCCGACCCGCTCGCGGCCGCCCGAACGATCTCGGGGGTCAGGTTCCGGACGTCAACGCCCTCGACGCTGTTGGCCCCCTGTGCCGCCCCCGAGGCCGCGGCCTCGATCACGGCCGGGCTGACCTCCGTGACGACGTCCTGGACGAGCGGGTCGCGGACGAGGGACCCGGAGATGGCCCCTACAGAGGCGCCGGACGACGCCGCCTCGACGAACACCACGCGGCTCGGGAACTCCCGTGAGGGCGCGGTGCCCACCGAGCCCCTGGCCGACCCTCTCGCAGCCGACTGGACGATCTCGGGGCTCACGTCGACGGTGACGTCGCCCAGTTCGACGACGCCGTTCGCCGATCCCCTCGCGGCCGCCTGGACGATCTCCGGGGTGACGTCGACGGTGACGTCGCCGACGTCGATCGCGCCGTTGGCGGCGCCCTCCGCGGCGTTCTGGATCACCTCCGGGCTGATGTTGACCTCGATGTCGCCGATCTCGATCGCCCCGTCCGACGCGCCGTAGGCCGCCGACTGGACGATCTCGGGGCTGATGTTGACGTCGATGTCCCCGATGTCGAGCGAGCCCGTGACCGCGCCCTCCGCGGCGTTCTGGACGAGCGTCGGGTCGATGTCGACGTCGATGTCGCCGATCTCGACGTCCGCCCTGTCGGTCGCCCCGTTCGACGCGCCGTAGGCCGCCGACTGGACGATCCTCGGGCTGACGTCGACGTTCACGTCCCCGACGTTGATCGCGCCGCGCGCGGACCCCTCGGCGGCGTTCTGGACGATCTCGGGGTTCACCTCCACGTTCACGTCCCCGACGCTGACGGAACCGCGCGCGGCGCCCAGGGCGGCGTTCTGGACGACCTCCGGACTGACGTCGACGGTGACGTCCCCGACGCTGATCGACCCCTTCGCCGCGCCGCGGGCGGCCCGCTGGGTGAGCTCGGGGTTCACCTCCACGTTCACGTCACCGACGCTGATCGACCCCTTCGCCGCACCGTGGGCCGCGTTCTGCACGAGTTCCGGACTCACGTCCACCTCCACGTCCCCCACGTCGATCGCGCCCTCGGCCGCGCCCCGCGCGGCGTCCTGGACGATCCGGGGGTTCACCTCGACCTCGACGTCGTCGATCTCGAGCGACCCTTTCGCCGCGCCGCGGGCCGCGTTCTGGACGAGCTCCGGGCTCACCTCGACCTCGACGTCGTCGATCCCGATCGCGCCGCGCGCGGACCCCCACGCGGCACGCTGGACGAGGGTGGGGGTCACGTCGACCGCCACGTCGTCGACGCTGATCGCGCCGCGCGCGGAGCCCTCGGCGGCGTTCTGGACGAGCTCCGGGCTCACGTCGACCGCCACCTCGTCTATCTCGACCGCCCCGTAGGCGGCACCGAACGCCGAGTTCTGGACGATCTCCGGGCTCACCTCCACCGCCACGTCGTCGACCTCGATCGATCCCTTCGCGGCGCCCTCGGCGGCGTTCTGCACGATCTCCGGGCTCACCTCCACCGCCACGTCGTCGACGCTGATCGCGCCGACGACGGCGCCGCTACACGCGGCACGGAGCCGGTCGTGGGACGCCCCGAGCGTGACCGCCCCGGGGACCCTCGCGCGGGTCATACTCTCCTCCCAGGAGCCGACGAGCGACCCGTAGGCCGCGCCCTCGCCGGCCGCCTCGATCTGCTCCACGGTCGCGTTCTCGTTCCCGTACAGCGGGTGCGTGATGTTCAGCCCCTCGAGGACGCCCCCGATCACCGCCCGACGCTGCGCCGGCGTCACGTCCACGCCCGCGGCCGCCGCCCGTTCGATGCCGCGCCGGGCCCCTCGCCTCGCCGCCTCGGCTTCCTCCGGAGCCGGCTGCTCCCGGGTGACCGCGTTCGCGTTCAGCGGCGGCGGCGCCCCGGTCCGCGATTCGAACGCCGCGTCGACCGGGTCGAGGCCGCCGGCGACAGCGTCGAGGTCGGCGCTGGGGAGGGGAACGACCGGGTCGAACTGCCGGACGTCGGCCGTAGTCGATCCGGCCACGGGATGTCGGTCGTCGACGGGATCCTCCCCCGGGGTCGCGGCCGGCGCCACGACGCCGGCGAGCGTGCTCGTCGCGACCAGCAGCACGACGCCGACGACCGTCAGCGACCCGGCGTCGACGGACGGTCCGCGCCGCGGGGTCGTCCCGTCGTCGTTCGGCGGTGATCGGTCGGGAATCATACGTCCCGAACGCCCGATTCGCGTTTCAACCCGCGACACCGTTTCGGACGGGTAAGCGAGGTCCAAACGTCCCGTCGAAACGTAGTCCAGCGATACGGCGTGTAGCCGGGAACGAGGGGGAACGGGGAGTCCGTCAACGGACCGTATTCCGGCCGTACGTGGTCGACACGTGCGGGTACGGGCCGGTGTTCGGCTACCGTCCCCGGGCATCCGTACGTATCGTCGACTGATCCGGTCGACACGCCGTCGATATCGGACCCCGTTCGTCGGCTCACGCCGGATTACCGTCGTCAGTGACGGCGGCCGTGGCGCGTCCCCGATGCCGGGGGTGAGGCGTCCGGCGGTAATCGGAAGTGAATCGCGGGAGGGCGGGCGTAGGGGTAGTTTATACACGCGCCGCCGAGCGCCCGTCCCCCGAATCAGTCGTCCCGGAGGGCGTCGTATGCCCGGTTCACCCGTTTGAACGCCTCCTCGTCGCCGCCCGAGTCCGGGTGGGTCTCCTTCACGCGCTCGCGGTAGGCCCGCTTCACGTCCCCCCGGGAGGCCCCCGGGGAGAGGCCCAGTTCCCGGTATGCCTCCCGCACCGGCATCCCGGTCCCCGCCGCCGGCGATCCTCTCGTGTCGCCGGGACCGGCCCGGGCGTTCGCCGTCCCGCCCGCACGCCGACCCCCACGTGCTCGCCGGCCCGCCTCCGCGCGTCGCCGCGCCTCGCGCCCGAGTCGCGACCGGGAGGCGCCGGGGCCCGCCTCCGCGTCCGCGGTCGTCCGCCGGCCCGCCTCGCGCTCGCGAAGCCGGCGTGCGAGCCGACCGGTCGCGTGTTCCCACATGAGATACGCCGTGACGCCGAACGGGAGCGAGACGAGAAGCAGGAAGAGCGAGTCGGTGAACGCCAGCACGCCCATGAGCGCGGCGATGCCGGCGAAGACGGCGGCGAGCCCCAGCAGCAGCGTGTCGCGGTCCACGTCCGGACTCGGGCCGCAGCCACCGTAAACCCCTCGTCGCTCGTCACGGGGGCGCGCCTGCCGGCCGAGCCCTGAAGGTCCCGCGCGTGCAACGCCCACCCGGTATCCACCAATGAGCGTCGGCGGACTCTGCCAGATCTGTGAGGCGAAGGAGGGCCGGTTCACGTGTGACAACTGCGGCGCGCTGGTCTGTGCGGACCACTACGACGAGTCGGAGGGGTTCTGCGCCCGGTGTGCGGGCACGATCGAGGAGGGCGGCCCCGGTCGGACCCTCGAGTAACGCGACCCCGGTCGCGGCTCCGAGCGGCGGGACCCGGACGCCGACCGCCCGTTCGACCCCTACCGGTGGCGGTTCAGCCGGTCGCGGAGCCGCTTTGCCGCCCGTCCCGCGGCGGTCGCGAACCCGTCGCTCCCCTCGACGTCCGCGAAGATGATGCCCCGCGAGGAGTTGACGAGGCCGACCCCGTGGGCCAGGCCGAACTCGACGGCCGCCTCGGCGTCCCCGCCCTGCGCGCCGACGCCGGGGACGAGGAACGGGAGGTCGGGGACCTCGCCGCGGAGCTCCTCCAGTTCGTCGGGCGTCGTCGCGCCGACGACGAGGCCGACGTTGCCCGCGTCGTTCCACAGGTCCGCGAGCGCCGCCACGCGGCGGTACAGCGGCTCCCCCGACTCGAGTTCGAGGTCCTGCAGGTCCGCGCCGCCGGGGTTGGAGGTGCGACAGAGCACGAACACGCCCTTCTCGCGCCGCGAGAGGAACGGCGAGAGCGAGTCGCGGCCCATGTACGGGTTCACCGTGATGGCGTCGGCGTACTCCAGGAGCTCGGCGTACTTGCGCGCGGTGTTGCCGATGTCCGCGCGCTTGGCGTCGAGCAGGATCGGCACGTCCTTCCCGTGGGCGTACGCGACCGTCTCTCGGAGCGAGCGCCAGCCGTCGGCGTCCTCGTAGAAGGCGACGTTCGGCTTGTAGCAGGCGGCGTACTCGTGGGTCGCGTCGATGATGCGGCGGTTGAACGCCCAGCGCGGGAGGTCCCTCTCGAGCAGGTGCTCGGGGATGCGGTCGAGGTCGGCGTCGAGGCCGACCGAGACGACGGTGTCTCTCGCCTCGATCCGGTCGCGGAGGTCCGAGAAGAAGGGGTTGAACTCGGGCATCGTGGTCGTTGAATTCGGTTCCGCGCGGCGAGGCTAAGTGTTCCTGTTTTCCCCGGCTGAACGCCGGGTCGCCCACGGGGGATCCGTCCCGGAACGGCGTGCCCGCGATGCCGATGGGTTCATTGTCGAGTCCCCCGATCACGATGGAGATGCGGGAGCGCCGTCTGGTCCTCGTCGTGACGTCGGTCGCGCTGTTCCTCTCGGTGCTGGTGTGGTTCAACTACTCCGCGGTGCTCCCCCTCGTCGTCGCCGAGTGGGGGCTCTCCGGGACCGAGGCCGGGATCGTCTTCGGCGCGTTCCAGGCGGGCTACCTCCTCGCCATCCTCCCCGCGGGCTGGCTGGCGGACCGCTACTCGCCGCGGTGGGTGATCGCCGTCGGCGCGACCGGCACCGCGGTGCCGAGCCTCGCGTTCGCGGGCGTCGCCGACGGCTTCCTCCTCGGGACGCTGCTGCGCTTCCTCTCGGGGCTGTTCGTCGCCGGCGTCTACGTCCCGGGGATGCGCTTCGTCAGCGACTGGTTCCCGGGGCCCGTCCGCGGGAAGGCGCTCGGGCTCTACATCGGCACGTTCTCGCTGGGCGCGGGCCTCTCGTTCGTGTTCTCGACGATGGCCGCGGAGGCGGTCGACTGGCGGCTGGCGATCGCGGTCACGAGCGTCGGCGCGCTGTTCGTCGCGCCGCCGATGCTGTTGCTGACCCGCGACAACCCGGAACGGACCCGGTCGACGGGCGGCGGCCTCGACTACTCGATCCTCCGGAATCGGGAGTACCTCTCGGCGGTGTGCGTCTACTCCTTCCACAACTGGGAGCTGTTCGGCGTCCGCAACTGGCTGCTCGCGTTCCTCGTCGCGGCGCCGGCGTTCGCGTCAGTCGAGTCGGCGGTGCTGCCCGGCCTCGTCGTGGGCGGGATGATCGTCGCGAGCGGGTTCGGCAACGTCGCCGGGGGGTGGCTGAGCGACCGGGTCGGCCGCCCCCGGACCATCGCCGCGGCGCTCGGCGCCAGCACCCTCGTCAGCGCGGTTTTCGGGCTGCTCGGTCGACTCCCGCTGGCGGCGCTGGTCGCGATCACCGTCGGGTACGGCTTCGTCCTCGCGATGGACAGCGCGCCGACCTCGACGCTGGTGACGGAGGTGGTCGCCGACGAACACGTCGGCACCGCGCTTTCGGTCCAGTCGCTCGCCGGCTTCTCGACGACGGTGGTCTCGCCGGTCGTGTTCGGCCTCGCGCTCGACCGGGCCGGCTACGCGGCCGCGTTCCCGACGCTCGCGGCCGGCGGGTTCGTCGGGT
Protein-coding regions in this window:
- a CDS encoding J domain-containing protein; its protein translation is MDRDTLLLGLAAVFAGIAALMGVLAFTDSLFLLLVSLPFGVTAYLMWEHATGRLARRLREREAGRRTTADAEAGPGASRSRLGREARRRAEAGRRARGGRRAGGTANARAGPGDTRGSPAAGTGMPVREAYRELGLSPGASRGDVKRAYRERVKETHPDSGGDEEAFKRVNRAYDALRDD
- the pyrF gene encoding orotidine-5'-phosphate decarboxylase, which translates into the protein MPEFNPFFSDLRDRIEARDTVVSVGLDADLDRIPEHLLERDLPRWAFNRRIIDATHEYAACYKPNVAFYEDADGWRSLRETVAYAHGKDVPILLDAKRADIGNTARKYAELLEYADAITVNPYMGRDSLSPFLSRREKGVFVLCRTSNPGGADLQDLELESGEPLYRRVAALADLWNDAGNVGLVVGATTPDELEELRGEVPDLPFLVPGVGAQGGDAEAAVEFGLAHGVGLVNSSRGIIFADVEGSDGFATAAGRAAKRLRDRLNRHR
- a CDS encoding choice-of-anchor D domain-containing protein; translation: MIPDRSPPNDDGTTPRRGPSVDAGSLTVVGVVLLVATSTLAGVVAPAATPGEDPVDDRHPVAGSTTADVRQFDPVVPLPSADLDAVAGGLDPVDAAFESRTGAPPPLNANAVTREQPAPEEAEAARRGARRGIERAAAAGVDVTPAQRRAVIGGVLEGLNITHPLYGNENATVEQIEAAGEGAAYGSLVGSWEESMTRARVPGAVTLGASHDRLRAACSGAVVGAISVDDVAVEVSPEIVQNAAEGAAKGSIEVDDVAVEVSPEIVQNSAFGAAYGAVEIDEVAVDVSPELVQNAAEGSARGAISVDDVAVDVTPTLVQRAAWGSARGAIGIDDVEVEVSPELVQNAARGAAKGSLEIDDVEVEVNPRIVQDAARGAAEGAIDVGDVEVDVSPELVQNAAHGAAKGSISVGDVNVEVNPELTQRAARGAAKGSISVGDVTVDVSPEVVQNAALGAARGSVSVGDVNVEVNPEIVQNAAEGSARGAINVGDVNVDVSPRIVQSAAYGASNGATDRADVEIGDIDVDIDPTLVQNAAEGAVTGSLDIGDIDVNISPEIVQSAAYGASDGAIEIGDIEVNISPEVIQNAAEGAANGAIDVGDVTVDVTPEIVQAAARGSANGVVELGDVTVDVSPEIVQSAARGSARGSVGTAPSREFPSRVVFVEAASSGASVGAISGSLVRDPLVQDVVTEVSPAVIEAAASGAAQGANSVEGVDVRNLTPEIVRAAASGSANGTVGVAAVDPDVDDVALIEVAASGASEGAINASAATPGIDAASVESAAAGSSRGAANASVSNGSNATDLQAAAFSGSQQGVQAADAGASAEEIERRARNESTNRTLSPEADVIGTPGGIGTPNVTGTPDVIGTPGVTGTPDVIGTPDSTGTPDVTGTPNATTTSPSTPAETASPTPAGEPEVAVDPTDLEYDEVDVGSDETLTVEIANDGTSPLSVTSAAVDDSDAFSVVSDVPSDVPADEEATVEVEFAPTEAGDHAATLGIETNDPDDEVVEVTLEGTGVEETPTPTETETPTDTPTPTETESPTPTETETPTDTPTETPTDTPTETPTDTPTETPTETEEPDEMFALASALGSVAWSPSFPFGLVGIAALVASKRRDRR
- a CDS encoding MFS transporter codes for the protein MEMRERRLVLVVTSVALFLSVLVWFNYSAVLPLVVAEWGLSGTEAGIVFGAFQAGYLLAILPAGWLADRYSPRWVIAVGATGTAVPSLAFAGVADGFLLGTLLRFLSGLFVAGVYVPGMRFVSDWFPGPVRGKALGLYIGTFSLGAGLSFVFSTMAAEAVDWRLAIAVTSVGALFVAPPMLLLTRDNPERTRSTGGGLDYSILRNREYLSAVCVYSFHNWELFGVRNWLLAFLVAAPAFASVESAVLPGLVVGGMIVASGFGNVAGGWLSDRVGRPRTIAAALGASTLVSAVFGLLGRLPLAALVAITVGYGFVLAMDSAPTSTLVTEVVADEHVGTALSVQSLAGFSTTVVSPVVFGLALDRAGYAAAFPTLAAGGFVGLLSVGVLVRARGE